One genomic window of Oncorhynchus clarkii lewisi isolate Uvic-CL-2024 chromosome 5, UVic_Ocla_1.0, whole genome shotgun sequence includes the following:
- the LOC139409473 gene encoding adenylate kinase 4, mitochondrial, with translation MAKLFRAVIMGPPGSGKGTISERIAQSFGLKHLSSGDFLRENIAANTEAGVLAKTYIERGLMVPDHVMTRLLLPRLEEMTRHSWLMDGFPCTLAQAKALNSTCDLDLVISLNIPYETLKDRLSDRWIHPASGRVYNRGFNPPRVQGRDDLSGEPLIQHDNDQPEALVARLRHYKDVAKPVIDLYKSKGILHTFSGTETDRIWPYINSLLSTKIPRRPETDTQHIPMP, from the exons ATGGCCAAACTGTTCCGAGCTGTGATCATGGGTCCACCAGGTTCTGGGAAGGGGACCATATCTGAAAGAATTGCGCAGAGCTTTGGACTCAAACATTTGTCCAGTGGCGACTTCCTTCGGGAGAATATAGCTGCAAATACAG aGGCTGGTGTTCTTGCTAAGACCTACATAGAGAGGGGTCTGATGGTACCGGACCATGTGATGACACGGCTCTTACTGCCCAGGCTGGAGGAGATGACTCGCCACAGCTGGCTGATGGATG ggTTTCCCTGTACCCTAGCCCAGGCCAAGGCTCTGAACAGTACCTGTGATCTGGACCTGGTCATCAGCCTCAACATCCCTTATGAGACCCTGAAGGACCGGCTGAGTGATCGCTGGATCCACCCAGCCAGCGGCAGGGTCTACAACAGGGGATTCAACCCTCCACGCGTACAG GGCAGGGATGACCTCAGCGGAGAGCCTCTGATCCAGCATGATAATGACCAACCAGAGGCCCTAGTGGCCAGACTGAGGCACTACAAGGACGTGGCCAAGCCAGTCATAGACCTGTACAA GTCAAAGGGCATCCTGCACACGTTTTCTGGCACAGAGACCGACAGGATCTGGCCTTACATCAACTCTCTTCTCAGCACTAAGATCCCTAGACGacctgagacagacacacagcacatcCCAATGCCCTGA